One Caulobacter segnis genomic window carries:
- the ftsA gene encoding cell division protein FtsA has translation MSRMEERKQAREGLKATLVRQPAIAAVDLGASKVTCFIMKPDGVHRDNRTLTTAGVGYVQSRGVRGGAIVNLDEAAQAIAQAVERAETVAGVNVQGVSVCTAGGQLASNRVHTQVSLGARPIGDGDLSRAIASALAQVRIPGRKPIHLLPIAWSVDGQRGIRDPRAMFGRSLGLELLVVSVNENIFHTLAHCVERAHLSFEGIVAAPFASALAALEEDEMDLGAVCIDMGGGSTSVAVFNNGALCHVDSLSVGGGHVTQDIARGLQTSVVGAERIKTLHGSAIASANEDREMIEAPPRGDDPGAGPVIAPRSLLKGIIQPRVEETLELLRERLRASGAPVEPGAGIVLTGGASQLAGVREVAVRVFDRPVRLGRPRRVPHLADAASGPAFCAAAGTLHRTAFGPREAVSSKALAGGPVRKRPLDPNASPMAKAAAWLRDNL, from the coding sequence ATGTCGCGAATGGAGGAACGGAAGCAAGCTCGCGAGGGCCTGAAGGCCACGCTCGTGCGCCAGCCCGCCATCGCGGCCGTCGACCTGGGCGCGTCCAAGGTGACTTGCTTCATCATGAAGCCCGACGGCGTGCACCGGGACAACCGCACCCTGACGACGGCCGGCGTGGGCTATGTCCAGTCGCGCGGCGTGCGCGGCGGGGCGATCGTCAACCTGGACGAAGCGGCCCAGGCTATCGCCCAGGCCGTCGAGCGCGCCGAGACCGTGGCCGGCGTCAACGTCCAGGGCGTCAGCGTCTGCACGGCCGGCGGCCAGCTGGCCAGCAACCGCGTCCATACTCAGGTCTCGCTGGGCGCGCGCCCGATCGGCGACGGCGACCTGTCGCGCGCCATCGCTTCGGCCCTGGCCCAGGTCCGCATTCCGGGCCGCAAGCCGATCCATCTGCTGCCGATCGCCTGGTCGGTCGACGGCCAGCGCGGCATCCGTGATCCGCGCGCCATGTTCGGCCGCTCGCTGGGCCTGGAGCTGCTGGTGGTCTCGGTCAACGAGAACATCTTCCACACCCTGGCCCACTGCGTCGAACGCGCTCACCTATCGTTCGAGGGCATCGTCGCCGCCCCCTTCGCCTCGGCCCTCGCGGCCCTGGAAGAGGACGAGATGGATCTCGGCGCGGTCTGCATCGACATGGGCGGCGGCTCGACCTCGGTGGCCGTGTTCAACAACGGCGCCCTGTGTCACGTCGACAGCCTGTCGGTCGGCGGCGGTCACGTGACGCAGGACATCGCGCGCGGCCTGCAGACCTCGGTGGTCGGCGCCGAGCGCATCAAGACCCTGCACGGCAGCGCCATCGCCTCGGCCAACGAGGACCGCGAGATGATCGAGGCGCCGCCCCGCGGCGACGATCCGGGCGCGGGTCCGGTGATCGCGCCCCGGTCCTTGCTCAAGGGCATCATCCAGCCGCGCGTCGAGGAGACCCTGGAACTGCTGCGCGAGCGCCTGCGGGCCTCGGGCGCGCCGGTCGAGCCGGGCGCGGGCATCGTCCTGACGGGCGGCGCCAGCCAGCTGGCCGGCGTGCGCGAAGTGGCCGTGCGTGTCTTCGATCGTCCGGTCCGCCTGGGGCGTCCGCGCCGGGTGCCGCACCTGGCCGACGCCGCCTCGGGCCCGGCCTTCTGCGCCGCCGCCGGCACCCTTCACCGCACGGCCTTCGGCCCGCGCGAGGCCGTCTCGTCGAAAGCCCTGGCCGGCGGCCCGGTCCGCAAGCGTCCGCTCGATCCCAACGCCAGCCCGATGGCCAAGGCGGCCGCATGGCTGCGCGACAACCTCTAG
- the ftsZ gene encoding cell division protein FtsZ: MAISLSAPRTTELKPRIVVFGVGGAGGNAVNNMIEAGLEGVEFVVANTDAQQLQFAKTDRRIQLGVQITQGLGAGAHPEVGMSAAEESFPEIGEHLDGAHMVFITAGMGGGTGTGAAPIIAKCARERGILTVGVVTKPFHFEGRHRMRLADSGIQELQRYVDTLIVIPNQNLFRVANERTTFAEAFGMADQVLHSGVRSITDLMVLPGLINLDFADVRTVMTEMGKAMMGTGEGAGEDRALMAAQNAIANPLLDEVSLKGAKAVLVNVTGGMDMTLLEVDEAANAISDQVDPEANIIFGAAFDPSLEGVIRVSVVATGMDGASIAQIEPKPVTRNTTTQPLIADTARAPAPQPEPARPTARYEAARPAERPSSAFSSAFAPAPEPAPEPEIVMSAPQPEPEAELYYDEPAVAEEPRIAQPAARQVTRIVDPLVDDGAVSEEPLFPENNYYEERRPQKQGGGFFSMFGGGRQRYEQQSSAPQPQARSTQSVRPQLQPIETPQTDDGEDLEIPSFLRRLAN, from the coding sequence ATGGCTATTTCTCTTTCCGCGCCGCGTACGACCGAGCTGAAGCCGCGTATCGTGGTGTTCGGTGTCGGCGGCGCTGGCGGCAACGCCGTGAACAACATGATCGAGGCTGGCCTCGAGGGTGTTGAGTTCGTGGTGGCCAACACCGACGCGCAGCAACTCCAGTTCGCGAAAACGGATCGTCGCATCCAGCTCGGCGTGCAGATCACGCAGGGCCTGGGCGCCGGCGCGCACCCGGAAGTGGGCATGAGCGCGGCTGAAGAGTCCTTCCCGGAGATCGGCGAGCACCTCGACGGCGCGCACATGGTCTTCATCACCGCCGGCATGGGCGGCGGCACCGGCACCGGCGCGGCCCCGATCATTGCCAAGTGCGCCCGCGAGCGCGGCATCCTGACCGTCGGCGTCGTGACCAAGCCCTTCCACTTCGAAGGCCGTCACCGCATGCGCCTCGCCGATAGCGGCATTCAGGAACTGCAGCGCTACGTCGACACCCTGATCGTCATTCCGAACCAGAACCTGTTCCGCGTCGCCAACGAACGCACGACCTTCGCCGAAGCGTTCGGCATGGCCGACCAGGTCCTGCACTCGGGCGTCCGTTCGATCACCGACCTGATGGTCCTGCCGGGCCTGATCAACCTCGACTTCGCCGACGTCCGCACGGTCATGACCGAGATGGGCAAGGCGATGATGGGCACCGGCGAAGGCGCTGGCGAAGACCGCGCCCTGATGGCCGCCCAGAACGCCATCGCCAACCCGCTGCTGGACGAAGTCTCGCTGAAGGGCGCCAAGGCCGTGCTGGTCAACGTGACCGGCGGCATGGACATGACCCTGCTGGAAGTCGACGAGGCCGCCAACGCCATCTCGGACCAGGTCGATCCGGAAGCCAACATCATCTTCGGCGCGGCCTTCGATCCGTCGCTGGAAGGCGTGATCCGCGTGTCGGTGGTCGCCACCGGCATGGACGGCGCCTCGATCGCCCAGATCGAGCCCAAGCCGGTCACCCGCAACACCACGACCCAGCCGCTGATCGCCGACACCGCGCGCGCTCCGGCCCCGCAGCCGGAACCGGCCCGTCCGACCGCCCGCTACGAAGCCGCGCGTCCGGCCGAGCGTCCCTCTTCGGCGTTCTCGTCGGCCTTCGCCCCGGCTCCCGAGCCGGCGCCGGAGCCCGAGATCGTCATGTCCGCGCCCCAGCCGGAGCCGGAAGCCGAGCTCTACTACGACGAGCCGGCCGTCGCTGAAGAACCGCGTATCGCCCAACCGGCCGCCCGGCAGGTGACCCGCATCGTCGACCCGCTGGTCGATGACGGTGCGGTCTCGGAAGAGCCCCTGTTCCCCGAGAACAACTATTACGAAGAGCGTCGGCCCCAGAAGCAGGGCGGTGGCTTCTTCTCGATGTTCGGCGGTGGCCGTCAGCGCTACGAGCAGCAGTCGTCGGCCCCGCAGCCGCAGGCCCGCTCGACCCAGAGCGTGCGTCCGCAACTGCAGCCGATCGAGACGCCGCAGACCGACGACGGCGAGGACCTGGAAATCCCGTCGTTCCTGCGCCGCCTGGCCAACTGA